From one Rhizobium lentis genomic stretch:
- a CDS encoding GNAT family N-acetyltransferase has protein sequence MKHVLDRPIWTALQTAHADLAEGGKYARRYPPSIVPFAASADDTPESLDALEKLPSRQERMFLVEAGPIAVPPGLSIIMEAPVTQMIAGRPHEKISDPRIQPLTEADAADMLDLATLTKPGPFTLRAQSLGRFWGIRHEGRLVAMAGQRMRQPGFIELSGLCTHPAFQGRGLGTLLFRFVAGEIASSGDVAYLHAYSANTSAVALYKAQGFVVRSEMNMRVVKRRP, from the coding sequence ATGAAACATGTGCTCGACAGGCCGATCTGGACCGCGCTGCAGACCGCGCATGCCGATCTCGCCGAAGGCGGCAAGTACGCACGGCGATACCCGCCGTCCATCGTCCCCTTCGCCGCCTCCGCGGACGATACGCCGGAAAGCCTCGATGCCCTGGAGAAGCTGCCGTCGCGGCAGGAGCGCATGTTTCTCGTCGAGGCTGGACCAATCGCGGTTCCGCCAGGTCTTAGCATAATCATGGAGGCGCCGGTGACCCAGATGATTGCCGGGCGGCCTCACGAGAAAATTTCCGATCCTCGCATCCAGCCGCTGACGGAGGCTGATGCCGCCGATATGCTTGACTTGGCAACCCTGACCAAACCGGGCCCGTTCACCTTGCGCGCCCAGAGCCTTGGCCGCTTCTGGGGGATAAGGCATGAGGGTCGTCTGGTGGCGATGGCCGGTCAGCGCATGCGACAGCCGGGCTTTATCGAGCTCAGCGGGCTTTGTACCCATCCCGCTTTCCAAGGACGCGGCCTCGGCACCTTGCTCTTCCGCTTCGTTGCCGGCGAAATCGCATCCAGCGGCGACGTGGCCTATCTGCATGCCTATTCAGCGAACACATCGGCCGTTGCGCTCTACAAGGCGCAAGGCTTCGTGGTTCGGTCGGAAATGAACATGCGCGTGGTCAAACGTCGCCCCTGA
- a CDS encoding MarR family winged helix-turn-helix transcriptional regulator, with protein MIEDVVRTLGFLCLGSRLRRIGERLQADTQQIIDEAELGIQAGQYPFLAAIDRAGPLTIGELAQSVGITQPGATRTIGQLLELGFVDMQPAPDDQRRRLVSLTDKGQELVDYSKATIWPRVAAAVADLCGDLDGPILEQLAAIEDGLAAMPLKRRRTAAAPRVLSDAEEEEGR; from the coding sequence ATGATCGAAGATGTGGTCCGAACGCTCGGCTTTCTGTGTCTGGGAAGCCGCCTGCGGCGCATCGGGGAACGATTGCAGGCTGATACACAGCAGATCATCGACGAGGCCGAACTCGGCATTCAAGCCGGTCAGTATCCGTTCCTGGCGGCGATCGACCGGGCCGGGCCGCTGACCATCGGCGAGCTCGCCCAGTCGGTGGGCATCACCCAACCCGGCGCGACGCGGACGATCGGCCAGCTTCTTGAACTCGGCTTCGTCGATATGCAGCCGGCACCGGACGATCAGCGCCGCAGACTGGTGTCTCTGACCGACAAGGGACAGGAACTCGTCGATTATTCGAAGGCGACGATCTGGCCGCGCGTCGCGGCTGCCGTTGCGGATCTCTGCGGCGATCTCGACGGGCCGATCCTCGAACAGCTCGCCGCCATCGAGGACGGGCTGGCGGCGATGCCGCTCAAACGCCGGCGCACCGCTGCCGCACCGCGCGTCCTTTCAGACGCCGAAGAGGAGGAAGGACGATGA